Proteins encoded within one genomic window of Halobacteroides halobius DSM 5150:
- a CDS encoding methyl-accepting chemotaxis protein encodes MNNLKLKFKNLNLKWKISLVIISVIVAIISTVSFMVNIYTTNAILERVNDQINTINQYQKSNIINFTERIESKITSLLDDDMITVFISMAAGFENKDLSADAEMTTPTGALTFKGLLFNDSFMYKTGKKLKNKLELIEAAKLGYITTADGIVIADSRVTSLANREKMRKYIGRKLKASKYKNLNFGKLAYTKGQPLLLLSTPIYSGSSKEKINGYCVIGISLNLFTNNLKTSLGSYGAVSLINKEGIILNHQDKDLLTKQVNNKWYLKQIESKVVSKKETVAGNYQIINKIEGTNLYLVSKIPVNKINSSSGKIRNMLIVISLLGILVAVAVTVSFVKYITNPIIKAKNFAEEIAAGNLNIKGLEVKSNDEIGGLVKILNQMRNNLKEMVTNLLEAVEDISAYSEELSASAEESNAAIENTNQTLQEMTTSIKQVSASSQSVTEVSKEADLEAKFGHQNIEKTINNIEEINQEVSETVKVINELNDDSKEIGQIVELITNIAEQTNLLALNAAIESARAGEHGRGFAVVADEIRSLAEETSQATNKIANIVKEIQSKSDIGLTAIKGVKVKAEEGKEVVQDTGEVFKRIREAIKNTSLQIEETAALTKQLTGNSNDLLNTSQNINEMSNEVAASSQRMTVMANKLQESVEKFSV; translated from the coding sequence TTGAATAATTTAAAGTTGAAATTCAAAAACTTAAATTTAAAATGGAAAATATCTTTAGTTATAATTAGTGTAATAGTAGCTATAATATCAACTGTTAGTTTTATGGTTAATATATATACTACAAATGCTATTTTAGAACGAGTTAATGATCAGATTAACACTATTAACCAGTATCAAAAAAGTAATATTATAAACTTTACAGAAAGGATAGAGAGTAAAATTACTTCTTTATTGGATGATGATATGATAACTGTTTTTATTAGTATGGCTGCTGGATTTGAAAATAAAGACTTATCTGCAGATGCAGAAATGACAACCCCTACTGGAGCACTTACTTTTAAGGGATTATTATTCAATGATTCTTTTATGTATAAAACTGGTAAGAAACTAAAGAATAAACTAGAATTGATTGAGGCTGCTAAGTTAGGCTATATTACAACTGCTGATGGAATAGTAATTGCTGATTCTAGAGTAACTAGTCTGGCCAATAGAGAAAAGATGAGAAAATACATTGGTAGAAAGTTAAAGGCTAGTAAATATAAGAACTTAAACTTTGGTAAACTAGCATATACAAAGGGCCAACCTTTATTATTATTAAGCACTCCTATCTATAGTGGCAGTTCAAAAGAGAAGATAAATGGTTATTGTGTTATAGGTATCTCTTTAAACTTATTTACTAATAATTTAAAGACATCTTTAGGTAGCTATGGTGCTGTTTCACTCATTAATAAGGAAGGAATTATTTTAAATCATCAAGATAAAGATTTATTGACTAAACAGGTAAATAACAAGTGGTATTTAAAGCAAATAGAAAGTAAAGTAGTATCTAAAAAAGAAACTGTTGCAGGTAATTATCAAATTATAAATAAAATTGAAGGAACAAATTTATATTTGGTGAGTAAGATTCCTGTAAATAAAATCAATTCTTCTTCTGGAAAGATTAGAAATATGCTTATTGTTATTTCATTATTAGGTATTCTAGTGGCTGTAGCTGTAACGGTTAGTTTTGTTAAGTATATAACTAATCCAATTATTAAAGCAAAGAATTTTGCTGAAGAAATTGCTGCTGGGAATTTGAATATCAAGGGTTTAGAAGTAAAATCTAATGATGAGATTGGTGGTTTAGTTAAAATTCTCAATCAAATGCGTAATAACTTAAAAGAGATGGTAACTAATTTATTAGAAGCAGTAGAAGATATTTCTGCCTATAGTGAAGAACTATCAGCATCAGCTGAAGAAAGTAATGCAGCGATAGAGAATACCAATCAGACCTTACAAGAGATGACAACTAGTATCAAACAAGTTTCTGCTAGTAGTCAAAGTGTAACAGAAGTATCTAAGGAGGCTGACCTAGAAGCCAAATTTGGTCATCAAAATATAGAAAAAACAATTAATAATATTGAAGAAATTAATCAAGAAGTATCTGAAACGGTAAAGGTTATTAATGAATTAAATGATGACTCAAAAGAAATTGGTCAAATAGTAGAATTAATTACTAATATTGCTGAGCAAACAAATCTTCTTGCTTTAAATGCAGCAATTGAATCAGCTAGAGCTGGAGAACATGGTCGTGGATTTGCAGTTGTTGCAGATGAAATTAGGAGTTTAGCAGAAGAAACTTCTCAGGCCACTAATAAGATAGCCAATATAGTTAAAGAAATTCAAAGTAAATCAGATATTGGGTTAACTGCTATTAAAGGTGTAAAAGTAAAAGCTGAAGAAGGAAAAGAAGTTGTGCAAGATACTGGAGAGGTATTTAAGAGGATAAGAGAAGCAATAAAGAATACTTCCTTACAAATTGAAGAGACAGCTGCTTTAACAAAACAATTGACTGGTAATAGTAACGATTTACTTAATACTTCTCAAAATATCAATGAAATGTCTAATGAGGTAGCTGCTTCTTCGCAAAGAATGACTGTAATGGCTAATAAATTACAAGAGTCAGTAGAAAAATTTAGTGTGTAG
- a CDS encoding arabinan endo-1,5-alpha-L-arabinosidase — MKNYEFKYPSAPPNYPLYDSSTVNDEEGWMINNVHDPAIVKDGDWYYTFSTDRKVCSSEENPLKLGLQIRRSKNLIDWEWVGYALDGIPKEAKDWTDAQNLWAPDVVKFGDDYYLYYAASQFGTNHSLIGLAKSKSITGPWTTAGEVFKTKSDDDPNASGDTPNAIDPNLFFSKTGKPWMVYGSFFGGIYVTRIDRNTGKLINYNRGNLIAKRSSKVEGAIEGPYIVYNEEFDRYYLFVSYDSLFTDYNIRVGRADKITGPYLDYQGNCMTDTDFEPQSRVGTKIVGGYSFANDEGWQAPGHNSILKDEDDYYIVHHARGGKKPEWSYLHVRKILWTDDGWPVASPERFAGEELQKVPQQEVVGDWEIIIMDPDRNKQLQAENLKFLENGKITGEIGSGSWHQVDDYSLKFNLVVNKREKNNYQVKMISAWDWENWNPTLVFTGLNQDGVAIWGKRNS, encoded by the coding sequence ATGAAAAATTATGAATTTAAATATCCTAGTGCTCCTCCTAATTATCCTCTCTATGATTCATCTACAGTAAATGATGAAGAAGGTTGGATGATCAATAATGTACATGATCCGGCAATTGTTAAAGATGGAGACTGGTATTATACTTTTTCTACTGATAGGAAAGTCTGTAGTAGTGAGGAGAATCCACTTAAATTAGGACTTCAAATTAGGCGCTCTAAGAATTTAATAGACTGGGAATGGGTAGGTTACGCTTTAGATGGTATTCCTAAAGAAGCTAAAGATTGGACAGATGCTCAAAATCTGTGGGCTCCAGATGTAGTAAAATTTGGTGATGATTATTATCTTTATTATGCTGCTTCTCAATTTGGTACAAATCATTCCTTAATTGGTTTAGCTAAAAGTAAATCTATTACAGGACCTTGGACTACAGCAGGTGAGGTCTTTAAAACTAAATCTGATGATGACCCTAATGCTTCTGGTGATACCCCTAACGCTATTGATCCTAATCTATTCTTTTCTAAGACCGGTAAACCTTGGATGGTCTATGGTTCTTTTTTTGGTGGTATATATGTAACAAGGATCGATCGAAATACAGGAAAATTAATTAATTATAATAGAGGAAATTTAATAGCTAAAAGGAGTTCTAAAGTAGAAGGTGCTATCGAAGGCCCTTATATAGTATATAATGAAGAATTTGATAGGTATTATCTCTTTGTTTCCTATGATTCTTTGTTTACTGATTATAATATTAGAGTAGGAAGAGCAGATAAGATAACTGGTCCTTATCTAGACTATCAAGGTAATTGTATGACTGATACTGACTTCGAACCTCAATCTAGAGTAGGAACTAAGATTGTTGGTGGCTATTCTTTTGCTAATGATGAAGGTTGGCAAGCACCAGGACATAATTCAATCTTAAAAGATGAAGATGATTATTATATTGTTCATCATGCTCGAGGAGGAAAGAAACCAGAGTGGTCATATCTACATGTGAGAAAGATACTGTGGACTGATGATGGTTGGCCTGTAGCATCCCCTGAAAGATTTGCTGGAGAAGAATTACAAAAGGTTCCCCAACAAGAAGTAGTAGGAGATTGGGAAATAATTATTATGGATCCAGATAGAAATAAGCAATTACAAGCAGAGAATTTAAAATTTTTAGAGAATGGTAAAATAACTGGAGAAATTGGGAGTGGGTCTTGGCATCAGGTTGATGATTATAGCTTAAAATTTAATTTAGTAGTTAATAAGAGAGAAAAAAATAATTATCAAGTTAAAATGATTTCTGCTTGGGATTGGGAGAATTGGAATCCAACTCTTGTCTTTACTGGATTAAATCAAGATGGGGTAGCTATTTGGGGTAAGCGTAATAGTTAA
- a CDS encoding glycoside hydrolase family 43 protein: protein MKLLSKKLLIICLLLSLVSVLGACSSDDADTANKVPLDPNSTAVHDPSVIKVNNTYWVFGSHLASGYSNDLISWEQYSSHVHDDNPLIPNVTEKLSAGLNWAQTNTLWAPDVIQLKADGKYYMYYNMCEGSSPRSALGVAVADNVDGPYKKKQLLLKSGMAGDNQDGTLYDAEIYPGEYHATQHPNVVDPDVFYDQNGKLWMVYGSYSGGIFILELDPATGMPKPGQGYGKKLLGGNHSRIEAPYVLYSPKTDYYYLFLSYGGLASDGGYNIRVARSKNPDGPYYDVQGHNMINAHGDTAFDDEAIEPYGAKLIGNFKFFESNLGYVSPGHNSAYYNQETRKMYVIFHTRYPGHGERHQVRSHQMLMNSKDWPVITPHNYTGEDVGVYSESDVVGTYQYVNHGKDIQTGDGNITKSKNIKLLADGTITGAVEGTWELTGDYTVNITINGNTYYGVFLEQLDRGLRENVMTFSALSNRGVTIWGSQIPQ from the coding sequence ATGAAATTATTAAGCAAAAAGTTATTGATTATTTGTTTATTGTTATCTTTAGTTAGTGTTTTGGGAGCTTGTAGTTCAGATGATGCTGATACAGCTAATAAGGTACCATTAGATCCTAATAGTACAGCTGTCCATGATCCTTCAGTAATTAAGGTTAATAATACCTATTGGGTTTTTGGATCTCATTTAGCTTCCGGCTATTCTAATGATTTAATTAGTTGGGAACAATACAGTAGTCATGTTCATGATGATAATCCCCTTATTCCTAATGTTACCGAAAAGTTAAGTGCAGGATTAAATTGGGCACAGACGAATACTCTGTGGGCCCCTGATGTAATTCAACTTAAAGCAGACGGTAAATACTATATGTACTATAATATGTGTGAAGGTAGTTCTCCTAGATCTGCTCTTGGTGTAGCTGTAGCAGATAATGTGGATGGACCTTATAAGAAGAAACAGTTGTTATTAAAATCAGGAATGGCAGGAGATAATCAGGATGGTACTCTTTATGATGCAGAGATATATCCAGGTGAATACCATGCTACTCAACATCCTAATGTAGTTGATCCAGATGTTTTCTATGATCAAAATGGAAAACTATGGATGGTATATGGTTCTTATTCAGGTGGAATCTTTATTTTAGAACTCGATCCAGCAACAGGTATGCCTAAGCCCGGACAGGGTTATGGTAAGAAATTATTAGGTGGCAATCATAGTAGAATTGAAGCTCCATATGTGTTATATAGTCCGAAGACAGATTACTATTACCTTTTCTTAAGTTATGGTGGACTTGCTTCAGATGGAGGCTATAATATTAGGGTTGCCCGTTCTAAAAATCCTGATGGTCCTTATTATGATGTGCAAGGTCATAATATGATTAATGCTCATGGAGATACTGCTTTTGATGATGAAGCAATTGAGCCATATGGTGCTAAATTAATTGGTAACTTTAAATTTTTTGAATCAAACCTTGGTTATGTTTCTCCAGGACATAATTCGGCATATTACAATCAGGAAACTCGCAAGATGTATGTTATCTTCCATACTCGTTACCCTGGTCATGGAGAGCGACATCAGGTTAGATCACATCAAATGTTAATGAATTCAAAAGATTGGCCCGTAATTACACCGCATAATTATACGGGAGAAGATGTAGGAGTATATTCTGAAAGCGATGTAGTAGGAACTTATCAATATGTTAATCATGGTAAGGATATTCAAACTGGAGATGGGAATATAACTAAATCTAAGAATATAAAGTTGCTTGCTGATGGTACTATTACAGGAGCAGTTGAAGGAACTTGGGAATTAACTGGTGATTATACAGTTAATATTACCATTAATGGTAATACTTATTATGGAGTATTTTTAGAACAATTAGATAGAGGTCTTAGAGAAAATGTAATGACTTTCAGTGCTTTATCTAATCGAGGAGTAACAATTTGGGGTAGTCAGATTCCTCAATGA
- a CDS encoding CBM35 domain-containing protein, with protein MKDRIKVDLTKDTGEIKYGGIGFLYGLGDDGIPSENVLAPLNLQVAAQKPPGGLQHPNGDAFEVAEMYKKAGGKQIQIYLQDIYADWPYEDQGIDDYLTKVEQIAEQVANHSHRDLFVYVPFNEPDAIWYNMDDKKEEFFNDWKLVYEKIREIDATALIAGSNNSYYNEEFYADFMAFAQENNCLPDIITWHELDTHFYVDWYKHYNSYRNIEESLGIFPKEIAINEYGTFMDLSVPGQLIQWLARFEDSKVDACLAYWHDAGALDDLAVENNKVTGAWWLYKWYSDMAGHTVEVTPPQKNEAGLQGIASLDNDKQEARLLLGGADGDTDIIIEGIDNKSYFNDSVHVKILSTEWTGQKGASNGPNLELAGNYKVVDGKLTVRIPDMDISAAYQMIITANSEGANYQKPWQVSYQAQDAKVTNASIYSGGYFDGTNLYNPKQNYNAQGQRVGDIIRDGSQVEFTVEVPDTGDYLMEIFYGNGHGDIAQQLLKVDDGKWDITKYPPTVDWQYESKKAINLHLEVGVHTITFAKYSSTVGRANLSVDLDKIDLTYLESDTNNQFSRVGYIESYAFNQDQGFVISVKENGYYVLKSNCNQQIIFLQAGINLISCCNASVDTIELKKGEGPISAYEAESSLNTLKGTATIKKNKYASGGEYVGKIGQGAENSLTFNQVNVSEAGSYKLVIYYANAEKSGGHDYNVDIVDRVADINVNGNRSKRIYFRNTFAWNYYQTTVVDVQLKAGDNRITFFNDTGFAPDIDKIEIYYNLFN; from the coding sequence ATGAAAGATAGAATAAAAGTGGATTTAACTAAAGATACAGGAGAGATTAAATATGGAGGAATTGGCTTTTTATATGGTTTAGGTGATGATGGAATTCCTAGTGAGAATGTATTAGCTCCTTTAAACTTACAAGTTGCTGCTCAAAAACCACCAGGAGGATTACAACATCCTAATGGCGATGCTTTTGAAGTTGCTGAGATGTATAAGAAAGCTGGTGGAAAGCAGATTCAGATTTATCTACAAGATATTTATGCTGATTGGCCTTATGAAGATCAAGGCATTGATGATTACCTCACTAAAGTGGAGCAGATTGCTGAACAAGTGGCTAACCATTCTCACCGAGATCTATTTGTCTATGTTCCTTTTAATGAACCTGATGCTATCTGGTATAATATGGATGATAAAAAAGAAGAGTTCTTTAATGATTGGAAATTAGTTTACGAGAAGATTCGGGAAATTGATGCTACTGCTTTAATTGCTGGCTCGAATAATTCCTATTATAATGAAGAATTTTATGCTGATTTTATGGCTTTTGCTCAGGAAAATAATTGTTTGCCTGATATTATTACATGGCATGAATTAGATACTCATTTTTATGTCGATTGGTATAAGCACTATAATTCTTATCGAAATATTGAAGAGAGTTTAGGAATTTTCCCAAAGGAGATTGCTATTAATGAGTATGGAACTTTTATGGATTTATCAGTACCAGGCCAATTGATTCAGTGGTTGGCCCGTTTTGAAGATAGCAAGGTTGATGCTTGTCTGGCCTATTGGCATGATGCTGGAGCGCTTGATGATTTAGCAGTTGAGAATAATAAGGTTACTGGAGCATGGTGGCTATATAAGTGGTATAGTGATATGGCAGGCCATACTGTAGAAGTAACTCCTCCTCAGAAGAATGAAGCTGGCTTGCAAGGGATTGCCTCTTTAGACAATGATAAACAAGAAGCTCGTTTACTGCTAGGTGGAGCAGATGGAGATACTGATATAATTATTGAAGGTATTGATAATAAATCTTATTTTAATGATAGTGTTCATGTTAAGATTTTATCTACTGAATGGACAGGGCAAAAGGGAGCATCTAACGGGCCAAATCTTGAATTAGCAGGTAATTACAAAGTAGTTGATGGCAAATTGACAGTAAGAATACCTGATATGGATATATCAGCAGCCTATCAGATGATAATAACTGCTAATAGTGAAGGGGCTAATTATCAGAAACCATGGCAGGTTAGTTATCAGGCACAGGATGCTAAAGTAACTAATGCTAGTATTTATTCAGGTGGCTACTTTGATGGAACTAATCTCTATAATCCTAAACAGAATTATAATGCTCAAGGCCAACGGGTAGGAGATATTATTAGAGATGGTAGTCAAGTTGAATTTACTGTTGAAGTGCCTGATACAGGAGATTATTTAATGGAAATCTTCTATGGTAATGGCCATGGAGATATTGCTCAACAGTTATTAAAGGTTGATGATGGTAAGTGGGATATAACAAAGTATCCTCCAACTGTTGATTGGCAGTATGAAAGTAAAAAAGCTATTAATCTTCATCTTGAAGTAGGAGTTCATACTATTACTTTTGCTAAGTATAGCTCTACAGTAGGTAGGGCCAACTTATCAGTAGATCTTGATAAGATTGATCTAACTTATCTAGAATCAGATACCAATAATCAGTTTTCTAGAGTAGGTTATATAGAAAGTTATGCTTTTAATCAAGATCAAGGCTTTGTTATAAGTGTTAAAGAGAATGGTTACTATGTTTTAAAATCAAATTGTAATCAGCAAATTATCTTTTTGCAGGCTGGTATCAATCTTATTTCTTGTTGTAATGCTAGTGTTGATACTATTGAGTTGAAAAAAGGTGAAGGACCTATCTCTGCCTATGAAGCAGAGTCTAGTCTTAACACTCTAAAAGGAACAGCTACAATAAAAAAGAATAAGTATGCTTCAGGAGGAGAATATGTAGGAAAGATTGGACAGGGAGCAGAAAACAGTTTGACTTTTAATCAAGTTAATGTTTCTGAAGCTGGATCTTATAAGCTGGTTATCTATTATGCAAATGCTGAAAAATCAGGTGGTCATGATTACAATGTTGATATAGTAGATAGAGTTGCAGATATAAATGTAAATGGAAATAGGTCTAAAAGAATTTATTTCCGGAATACTTTTGCTTGGAACTATTATCAGACAACTGTTGTTGATGTTCAATTAAAGGCTGGAGATAATAGAATAACCTTTTTTAATGATACTGGATTTGCTCCTGATATTGATAAGATTGAGATATACTATAATCTCTTTAATTAA
- a CDS encoding ABC transporter ATP-binding protein, with amino-acid sequence MEVFKKLWNYVRGYSYLFYSGIIFIILNVGASMVPGYLNRRIIDDVITNGKTQLLTGLLVAYIGVTLLRSLCIIIQRYCIEALSQKTLRDLKQSVYDHLQKLSFSFFNENRTGELMSRMTGDMNAIRLVIAEGMIQLIRCVFYVLLVGIVLIRENVQLTLISLATSPFIAFFAYRLSRRIKPAFSEVREQFSELNSTVQENISGIRIVKAFHQQYHEMEKFDEENHDYFKKNYGAAKIWAKYFPIIEFLGGASTVFLLYFGGRLVIQGEITIGVWMQFNSYLWMLIMPMRLLGRLVNMISRAIASGERIFNILETESEIENGENPVTVDQVKGEIEFKDVSLRYDDQYILKDINFHAKPDDTVAIMGATGSGKSSLINLIARYYDVTEGEVCIDDINVKDFDLKNLREQVSIVMQDVFLFSETIKNNIAYGSPDASLDEIKEAAKIAGAKEFIEEIDEGYQEVVGERGMGLSGGQKQRVSLARAVLEESPILILDDATSAVDMETEHKIQEALEEMDDKSTLFIIAHRISSVRNADQIIILKDGKIAERGTHEELLKLKGEYYNIFEKQYKELIADGGYFEEKLEVS; translated from the coding sequence GTGGAAGTATTTAAAAAATTATGGAATTATGTTAGAGGGTATAGCTATTTGTTTTATAGTGGTATAATATTTATTATTTTAAATGTTGGAGCATCAATGGTACCAGGTTATTTAAACAGAAGAATCATTGATGATGTTATTACTAATGGTAAAACTCAACTATTAACAGGGTTACTAGTAGCTTATATAGGAGTTACTTTATTAAGATCTTTATGTATTATTATTCAAAGGTACTGTATTGAAGCGCTTTCGCAAAAGACACTTAGAGATTTAAAACAGTCAGTTTATGATCACTTACAAAAGTTATCTTTTAGTTTCTTTAATGAAAATAGAACTGGGGAGTTAATGTCTAGAATGACAGGTGATATGAATGCAATTAGACTTGTTATTGCTGAGGGTATGATTCAGTTAATCAGATGTGTTTTTTATGTCTTATTAGTAGGGATTGTTCTAATTAGAGAGAATGTACAATTAACTTTAATTTCCTTAGCAACAAGTCCTTTTATTGCCTTCTTTGCTTATCGTCTTTCAAGAAGAATCAAACCGGCTTTTAGTGAGGTTAGAGAGCAGTTTTCTGAATTAAACTCTACTGTGCAAGAAAATATATCAGGAATTAGAATAGTTAAGGCCTTTCACCAGCAGTATCATGAGATGGAAAAATTTGATGAAGAGAATCATGATTATTTTAAGAAAAATTATGGAGCAGCTAAAATTTGGGCCAAGTATTTCCCTATAATTGAATTTTTAGGTGGGGCCAGTACAGTCTTTTTATTGTATTTTGGTGGTAGATTAGTAATTCAAGGTGAGATAACAATAGGAGTTTGGATGCAATTTAACAGTTATTTATGGATGTTAATCATGCCTATGAGATTACTAGGACGTTTAGTAAATATGATAAGTAGAGCAATAGCTTCTGGAGAAAGAATATTTAATATTTTAGAAACAGAATCTGAAATTGAAAATGGAGAAAATCCAGTTACTGTTGATCAAGTTAAAGGTGAGATAGAATTTAAAGATGTTTCTTTAAGATATGATGATCAATATATTTTAAAGGATATTAATTTTCATGCTAAACCTGATGATACAGTAGCAATTATGGGAGCAACAGGAAGTGGTAAATCTTCTTTAATTAATTTAATTGCTCGCTATTATGATGTAACTGAGGGTGAAGTTTGTATAGATGATATAAATGTTAAGGATTTTGATTTAAAAAATTTAAGAGAACAAGTTAGTATAGTTATGCAGGATGTCTTTTTATTTTCTGAGACTATAAAGAATAATATTGCTTATGGTAGCCCTGATGCTTCATTAGATGAAATCAAGGAAGCAGCAAAGATTGCAGGAGCTAAAGAGTTTATTGAAGAGATAGATGAAGGTTATCAAGAAGTTGTAGGAGAAAGAGGGATGGGTCTTTCTGGTGGACAAAAACAGCGTGTATCATTAGCACGAGCTGTTTTAGAAGAATCCCCTATTTTAATACTGGATGATGCTACTTCGGCAGTGGACATGGAGACAGAACATAAAATTCAGGAAGCACTAGAAGAAATGGATGATAAAAGTACATTATTTATTATTGCTCACAGAATTTCATCAGTTAGAAATGCTGATCAAATTATTATCCTTAAAGATGGTAAGATTGCTGAGAGAGGAACTCATGAAGAACTCTTAAAATTAAAAGGTGAGTATTATAATATTTTTGAGAAACAATACAAGGAATTAATTGCTGATGGTGGATACTTTGAAGAGAAATTGGAGGTTTCATAA
- a CDS encoding alpha-N-arabinofuranosidase has protein sequence MADNKAKMNLDKNFKVGEVDDRIYGSFIEHLGRAVYTGIYEPDHPTADEDGFREDVMELIKKLDVPIVRYPGGNFVSGYNWEDGVGPLEDRPNRLELAWRTIETNEVGTNEFMDWANKADTDVMMAVNLGTRGIDAARNLLEYCNHPGGSYYSNLRKEHGYEEPHNIKTWCLGNEMDGPWQLGHKTADEYGRLACETAKVMKQVDPEIELVACGSSYREMPTFAEWEATVLDHTYEHIDYISLHQYFGNREEDLENYLAQSVGMDDFIESVIATCDYVKAKKGSDKEINLSFDEWNVWFHSNEADKKLEPWQTAPPQLEDIYTFEDALVVGMMLMSLLKHADRVKMACLAQLVNVIAPIMTEEGGDVWMQTIYYPYLHASKYGRGTVLDSVISSPTYDSEDFDEVPFLDAVSVMNEEDDELTIFAVNRSQEEDLAFECDLKGFEDYDVVEHIVLENEDVKARNTADNPDNVTPHTNGNATVKDNKVVADLSKLSWNVVRLKNNK, from the coding sequence ATGGCCGATAATAAAGCAAAAATGAATTTGGATAAGAATTTTAAGGTAGGAGAAGTTGATGATCGAATTTATGGTTCTTTTATAGAGCATTTAGGACGTGCAGTTTATACAGGTATTTATGAACCTGATCACCCAACGGCAGATGAAGATGGCTTTAGAGAAGATGTAATGGAGTTGATTAAAAAGTTAGATGTACCGATTGTTCGTTATCCTGGAGGTAACTTTGTTTCTGGCTATAATTGGGAAGATGGAGTTGGCCCACTAGAGGATAGACCAAATAGATTAGAATTAGCGTGGAGAACAATTGAAACCAATGAAGTGGGAACTAATGAATTTATGGATTGGGCCAACAAAGCAGATACTGATGTAATGATGGCTGTTAATTTAGGGACGAGAGGTATAGATGCAGCTCGTAATCTACTAGAGTATTGTAATCATCCAGGTGGAAGTTACTATAGTAACTTAAGAAAAGAGCATGGTTATGAAGAACCTCATAACATTAAAACTTGGTGTTTAGGTAACGAAATGGATGGTCCATGGCAGTTGGGTCATAAGACAGCTGATGAGTATGGACGTCTTGCTTGTGAAACTGCTAAAGTTATGAAGCAAGTTGATCCTGAGATTGAACTTGTAGCTTGTGGAAGTTCTTATAGAGAGATGCCAACTTTTGCAGAGTGGGAGGCAACTGTTTTAGATCACACTTATGAGCACATAGATTATATTTCTCTTCACCAGTATTTTGGTAATCGAGAGGAAGATCTTGAGAATTACTTAGCTCAGTCAGTAGGAATGGATGACTTTATTGAATCAGTAATTGCTACCTGTGATTATGTGAAAGCTAAAAAAGGAAGTGATAAAGAAATAAATTTATCATTTGATGAATGGAATGTTTGGTTCCATTCTAATGAAGCAGATAAAAAGCTTGAGCCTTGGCAGACTGCGCCGCCACAACTAGAAGATATTTATACTTTTGAAGATGCATTAGTAGTAGGTATGATGTTAATGAGCTTATTAAAGCATGCAGATAGAGTAAAGATGGCCTGCTTGGCTCAGCTTGTTAATGTAATTGCCCCTATTATGACTGAGGAAGGTGGAGATGTCTGGATGCAGACTATTTATTATCCATACCTTCACGCTTCTAAATACGGAAGAGGTACTGTATTAGATTCAGTTATTTCTTCTCCAACTTATGATAGTGAAGATTTTGATGAGGTACCTTTTTTAGATGCTGTTAGTGTAATGAATGAAGAAGATGATGAACTAACTATTTTTGCAGTAAATAGATCTCAAGAAGAGGATTTAGCTTTTGAATGTGACTTAAAAGGATTTGAAGATTATGATGTAGTAGAGCATATTGTATTAGAAAATGAAGATGTTAAAGCTCGTAATACAGCAGATAATCCTGATAATGTAACCCCTCATACCAATGGAAATGCAACAGTTAAAGATAATAAGGTTGTAGCTGATTTATCTAAACTTTCTTGGAATGTAGTTAGATTAAAAAATAATAAATAA